A window from Opisthocomus hoazin isolate bOpiHoa1 chromosome 29, bOpiHoa1.hap1, whole genome shotgun sequence encodes these proteins:
- the LOC142364845 gene encoding acrosin-like → MDSYYGMSRVVGGTDAQLGAWPWIVSIQKPIIGGIAHVCGGSLISPQWVLTAAHCFITPGHITMWHVVIGASHLTQLGPETQVRTIKRLLVHEHYYNITQRNDIALLELDQPVLCGYYVQLACVPDAWLRVSQLRSCYVSGQEAKVRLIDIKLCNSSRWYGGAIHSHNLCAGYPQGGIDTCQGDSGGPLVCKDNTNDYFWLVGVTSWGRGCARPNQPGVYTSTQHFYDWILLQMGLRSARRDSPTAQPWSHFLSTSSPSQRPRPTPAPTQSGSISSCPFPRQKLVEFFTLLKELLQFLRGKKA, encoded by the exons atggattcttactacggcatgtcacgcgtcgtgggtggcaccgatgcccagctaggggcctggccctggatcgtcagcatccagaagcccatcataggaggcatagcgcatgtctgcggagggtcgctcatcagcccacagtgggtgctgacagcagcccactgcttcatcacgcccgg gcacatcaccatgtggcacgtggtgatcggggccagccacttgactcagctgggccctgagacccaagtgcgcactattaagcggctactggttcacgagcactactacaacatcacgcagaggaacgacattgccttgctggaattggaccagcctgtcctgtgcggctactacgtgcagcttgcctgtgtgcccgacgcctggctgagagtgtcgcagctgagaagctgctacgtcagtggc caggaggccaaggtccgcctcatcgatatcaagctctgcaacagcagccgctggtacggaggggccatccacagccacaacttgtgtgctggctatccacagggcggcatcgacacctgccag ggtgacagcggtggtcctctggtctgcaaagataacaccaacgactacttctggcttgttggagtgaccagctgggggagaggctgtgccagaccaaaccagcctggagtctacacctccacgcagcacttctacgactggatcctgctacagatgggactgcgctcagcaagaagagatagtccaacagcacagccatggagtcattttctctccacctcaagcccctctcagaggccaaggccaacaccagcaccaacacagtcgggcagcattagctcctgtccatttccacgccagaagctggtggaattctttactcttctgaaggagctcctgcagttcctcaggggaaaaaaggcttga
- the LOC142364805 gene encoding acrosin-like: MWHVVIGASHLTQLGPETQVRTIKRLLVHEHYYNITQRNDIALLELDQPVLRGYYVQLACVPDAWLRVSQLRSCYVSGWGSTTARAGGPSYVLQEAKVRLIDIKLCNSSRWYGGAIHSHNLCAGYPQGGIDTCQGDSGGPLVCKDNTYDYFWLVGVTSWGRGCARPNQPGVHTSTKHFYDWILLQMGLRSARRDSPTARPWSHFLSTSSPSQRPRPTPAPTQSGSISSCPFPRQKLVEFFTRLKELLQFLRGKKA, encoded by the exons atgtggcacgtggtgatcggggccagccacttgactcagctgggccctgagacccaagtgcgcactattaagcggctactggttcacgagcactactacaacatcacgcagaggaacgacattgccttgctggaattggaccagcctgtcctgcgcggctactacgtgcagcttgcctgtgtgcccgacgcctggctgagagtgtcgcagctgagaagctgctacgtcagtggctggggttccacgactgcaagag ctgggggaccaagttatgtcctgcaggaggccaaggtccgcctcatcgatatcaagctctgcaacagcagccgctggtacggaggggccatccacagccacaacttgtgtgctggctatccgcagggcggcatcgacacctgccag ggtgacagcggtggtcctctggtctgcaaagataacacctacgactacttctggcttgttggagtgaccagctgggggagaggctgtgccagaccaaaccagcctggagtccaCACCTCCACGAAGCatttctacgactggatcctgctacagatgggactgcgctcagcaagaagagatagtccaacagcacggccatggagtcattttctctccacctcaagcccctctcagaggccaaggccaacaccagcaccaacacagtcgggcagcattagctcctgtccatttccacgccagaagctggtggaattctttactcggctgaaggagctcctgcagttcctcaggggaaaaaaggcttga